Proteins co-encoded in one Candidatus Thiodictyon syntrophicum genomic window:
- a CDS encoding formylglycine-generating enzyme family protein, which translates to MAAEEPPFLEPFLASLATHGIRVGVADYRRIATALQARQDWTLARLRDLLTALLARDREQALALPGRFDRFFAQRPPPAGEPLDLELLLSELRALVEAPPSPAPARPVPSAAPTPKPKDPNRFPRPLAVLLGLIALVGVLWIAVLLRPAPPSVSVPIPVPPQPGPVTPVLPDTPKPAPEAPPPSQPEPEPEPEPAPAPIPTARFHHPEMTLARVPFVPDQAWHAPAATAAAALLALLFYGVWVWRRVRIPRIVKPEEDPKKPRLFSIAEVGGAPAPRFDAATLDAVADTLGHTLGPAPGGRLAVAATVRATLAHHGIPHLVFARRRRPRGVLLLLDEYAQAVQWNPVAEELAAGLGPRGVACTLGRFRGDPERFTTPEGRAHHLEDWEDRRTSHLLLIVSDARGLDPARRRLVLERLRHWPLLAWLDPREPRAWDAFTQVPAAAGIPLYPATPRGVLGAVLALVGEQGAGALAEQDQGPRVRAGLPSPPRRAELGLDAPGLAAYLEQSLGDALPWAQTCALVQPIPPGLAERLRERFFPDLPAAAIERLHTLPGTGRSVAGLHFSLEVQGALRRGLAARWDPARRRAVIEFLLAQIDQARPDADPDSLRLLAWELARERLALEGEPENPAHARRLAALAQTSLGDGLRDALAPFGERRLPLLGQPSDPRARAWLSGIAGDPLRLRLGRVRRQPLGPGRWAVVGLLSAVALGAGGLGYFKARDPVGPDRIALDWQAQGEPPGNLYTLIEERLPGEPWRERAAAPGLPVDIDAAPWDAEREYRLALVANGTVHPVAELSDPTERLTVALGWGERPRPCREPAGAPGLELERRDCPDDIAPDAPPRAGWRQRLGSLAPEGRVLSIALAVQAPGRPDAADALGSRLLASGSVDRVYRLTADPRDPRALDGALGQVAADLGPGLGHAQLLIYGDAAMLDGAGRAALRRSAGDRGFQAWLILPGAPGAWDLAYAPVLRLLEPDEAGPVLESDLLAAVGAETALRGGGAPVVLIRPAQWVIAVVFHTNPEDARIALARGGRVIAARHGEPVMLDSGAWQVRVEAADRRPQSFALDVGPETSSKPIEVALEPVVVDFAVFRDPLKSGGEGPAMVRIPDGGFLMGSPKDEPEPERDDDEEQHQVQIKQPFAIGKYEVTVAEFRRFAEAGKGYRTEAERGDGCYGWKNGTWQQVKAFSWRAVGFAQGDDSPVVCVSWNDARAYTTWLSEQTGKTYRLPTEAQWEYAARALTTKPFFTGDCISTKQANYNGTGDYNNCSAKTGVYSVKTLPVGSFKANAWGLCDLAGNAWEWTCSAYVASYDGKEQVCISNNDVKSGLPRVFRGGSWSSRPAWVRSANRSGYSPSYRFDNLGFRLAQDL; encoded by the coding sequence ATGGCCGCTGAGGAGCCGCCGTTCCTCGAGCCCTTCCTCGCCTCGCTCGCGACCCACGGCATCCGGGTCGGGGTCGCCGACTACCGGCGCATCGCCACCGCCCTTCAGGCACGTCAGGACTGGACCCTCGCGCGCCTGCGTGACCTGCTCACCGCGCTCTTGGCGCGGGACCGGGAGCAGGCCCTGGCGCTGCCGGGGCGTTTCGACCGCTTCTTCGCGCAGCGGCCGCCGCCCGCCGGGGAGCCGTTGGACCTCGAACTGCTCCTGAGCGAGTTGCGCGCGCTGGTCGAGGCCCCTCCGAGCCCGGCACCCGCGCGGCCCGTGCCGTCCGCGGCGCCGACCCCGAAGCCCAAGGACCCCAACCGCTTCCCGCGACCACTGGCGGTGTTGCTGGGCCTGATTGCACTGGTTGGCGTCCTGTGGATCGCGGTCCTGCTCCGCCCGGCACCGCCTTCGGTCTCCGTGCCCATCCCAGTCCCGCCGCAGCCAGGTCCGGTGACGCCCGTGCTCCCGGACACACCCAAGCCGGCACCCGAAGCGCCGCCGCCGTCCCAGCCCGAGCCCGAACCCGAGCCCGAGCCCGCGCCCGCGCCCATCCCCACGGCCAGGTTCCACCACCCGGAGATGACCCTGGCCCGGGTCCCCTTCGTGCCCGACCAGGCCTGGCACGCCCCCGCGGCCACGGCCGCCGCCGCCCTGCTCGCCCTGTTGTTCTACGGCGTCTGGGTCTGGCGCCGGGTGCGCATCCCGCGCATTGTGAAGCCGGAGGAAGACCCCAAAAAGCCGCGCCTCTTCTCCATCGCCGAGGTCGGCGGCGCACCGGCACCGCGCTTCGACGCCGCGACCCTGGACGCGGTGGCCGACACCCTGGGCCATACCCTGGGTCCGGCCCCCGGCGGGCGCCTGGCGGTCGCCGCCACGGTGCGCGCGACCCTGGCCCACCACGGCATCCCGCACCTGGTCTTCGCGCGGCGCCGCCGGCCCCGCGGGGTCCTGCTGCTGCTGGACGAGTACGCGCAGGCCGTCCAGTGGAACCCGGTGGCTGAGGAGTTGGCCGCCGGCCTGGGGCCGCGCGGGGTTGCCTGCACCCTGGGCCGCTTCCGCGGCGACCCGGAGCGATTCACCACCCCCGAGGGCCGGGCGCACCACTTGGAGGACTGGGAGGACCGCCGCACCAGCCACCTGCTGCTGATCGTCAGCGACGCGCGCGGGCTCGACCCGGCCCGGCGCCGGCTGGTCCTGGAGCGCCTGCGCCACTGGCCCCTGCTCGCCTGGCTGGACCCGCGCGAACCCCGCGCCTGGGACGCCTTCACGCAGGTCCCGGCCGCCGCCGGCATCCCGCTGTACCCGGCGACCCCGCGCGGGGTGCTGGGGGCGGTCCTGGCCCTGGTCGGCGAGCAGGGTGCCGGGGCGCTTGCGGAACAGGACCAGGGGCCGCGCGTGCGCGCCGGGCTGCCGAGCCCGCCGCGCCGCGCCGAGTTGGGCCTCGACGCGCCCGGCCTCGCCGCCTACCTGGAGCAGTCTCTGGGCGACGCGCTCCCCTGGGCCCAGACCTGCGCCCTGGTGCAGCCCATCCCCCCGGGCCTGGCCGAGCGGCTGCGCGAGCGGTTCTTTCCGGACCTGCCCGCGGCGGCCATCGAGCGGCTCCATACGCTGCCCGGCACCGGCCGCTCGGTGGCCGGTCTGCACTTCTCGCTGGAGGTCCAGGGGGCACTGCGCCGGGGGCTCGCCGCACGCTGGGACCCGGCGCGGCGCCGGGCGGTCATCGAGTTCCTGCTCGCACAGATCGACCAGGCGCGCCCGGACGCGGACCCGGACAGCCTGCGCCTCCTCGCCTGGGAACTGGCCCGGGAACGCCTGGCACTGGAGGGCGAGCCGGAGAATCCCGCCCACGCCCGGCGCCTGGCCGCGCTGGCGCAGACCAGCCTGGGGGACGGGCTGCGCGACGCGCTCGCGCCCTTCGGCGAACGCCGGCTGCCGCTCCTGGGCCAGCCCAGCGACCCCCGCGCCCGCGCCTGGCTGTCCGGCATCGCCGGCGACCCGCTGCGGCTGCGGCTGGGGCGGGTGCGGCGCCAACCTTTGGGGCCAGGGCGCTGGGCGGTCGTCGGACTCCTGTCCGCGGTGGCCCTGGGTGCCGGTGGACTGGGGTACTTCAAGGCGCGGGACCCGGTCGGCCCGGACCGGATCGCGCTGGACTGGCAGGCCCAGGGGGAGCCGCCGGGCAACCTCTACACCCTGATCGAGGAGCGACTGCCCGGGGAGCCCTGGCGGGAGCGAGCCGCCGCGCCGGGTCTGCCGGTCGACATCGACGCCGCCCCCTGGGATGCGGAGCGCGAATACCGCCTGGCCCTGGTCGCCAACGGCACCGTCCATCCGGTCGCGGAGCTTTCGGACCCCACCGAGCGACTCACGGTGGCCCTCGGTTGGGGCGAGCGCCCCCGGCCCTGCCGGGAACCCGCGGGCGCCCCGGGGCTGGAGCTGGAGCGCCGGGACTGTCCCGATGACATCGCGCCGGACGCGCCCCCGCGCGCCGGCTGGCGCCAACGTCTCGGCAGCCTGGCCCCGGAGGGGCGGGTGCTCAGCATCGCCCTGGCCGTGCAGGCGCCGGGCAGGCCGGACGCCGCCGACGCGCTGGGGTCCCGCCTGCTGGCCAGCGGCTCGGTGGACCGGGTCTATCGGCTGACCGCGGACCCGCGTGACCCGCGGGCCCTGGACGGCGCGCTGGGGCAAGTCGCCGCGGACCTGGGGCCCGGGCTGGGTCACGCCCAACTGCTGATCTACGGCGATGCCGCGATGCTCGACGGCGCGGGCCGGGCGGCGCTGCGGCGTTCCGCCGGCGACCGGGGTTTCCAGGCCTGGCTGATCCTGCCCGGTGCGCCCGGCGCCTGGGATCTGGCGTATGCGCCTGTCCTGCGGCTGCTGGAGCCCGACGAGGCGGGGCCGGTGCTCGAGTCGGACCTGCTCGCCGCCGTTGGGGCCGAGACGGCGCTACGGGGCGGTGGCGCACCGGTGGTGTTGATCCGTCCCGCCCAGTGGGTGATCGCCGTGGTCTTCCACACCAACCCCGAGGACGCGCGTATCGCGCTGGCGCGTGGGGGGCGGGTTATCGCCGCCCGCCATGGTGAGCCGGTGATGCTGGACTCCGGCGCCTGGCAGGTGCGGGTCGAGGCTGCCGATCGCCGGCCCCAGTCCTTTGCGCTTGACGTGGGGCCGGAGACGTCATCCAAGCCCATTGAAGTGGCGCTCGAGCCGGTCGTTGTGGACTTCGCAGTCTTTCGCGATCCCCTGAAATCCGGCGGCGAGGGACCCGCGATGGTCCGAATTCCGGACGGGGGCTTCCTGATGGGCTCACCAAAGGACGAGCCCGAGCCCGAGCGCGACGATGACGAGGAGCAGCATCAGGTGCAGATCAAGCAGCCGTTCGCCATCGGCAAGTATGAGGTGACGGTGGCCGAGTTCCGGCGCTTCGCCGAGGCGGGCAAGGGCTATCGCACCGAGGCGGAGCGGGGTGACGGCTGCTATGGTTGGAAGAACGGCACCTGGCAGCAAGTCAAGGCGTTCTCCTGGCGCGCGGTCGGTTTCGCGCAGGGGGATGATTCCCCGGTGGTCTGCGTGAGTTGGAACGACGCCCGGGCCTATACCACATGGCTCAGTGAGCAGACCGGCAAGACCTATCGGCTGCCTACCGAGGCGCAGTGGGAGTATGCCGCCCGTGCCCTGACGACCAAGCCCTTCTTCACCGGCGACTGCATCTCGACCAAGCAGGCGAACTACAACGGCACTGGCGATTACAACAACTGCAGTGCCAAGACCGGCGTCTATTCTGTCAAGACGCTGCCGGTCGGCAGTTTCAAGGCCAACGCCTGGGGGCTCTGCGATCTGGCGGGCAATGCCTGGGAATGGACCTGCTCGGCCTATGTCGCCTCCTATGACGGGAAGGAGCAGGTTTGTATAAGCAATAATGATGTCAAGTCTGGACTGCCCCGGGTGTTCCGCGGCGGCTCGTGGAGCAGCAGGCCCGCGTGGGTGCGTTCCGCCAACCGGAGCGGGTACTCGCCGTCGTACCGGTTCGACAATCTTGGTTTCCGCCTCGCCCAGGACTTATAA
- a CDS encoding Fic family protein, producing MHINDLKAFAGLDPDLRRALLAQVRDLWTHGSTALEGNTLTLGETKFVIEEGLTVSGKPLKDHQEVMGHARAIELIYRWLDTGYTQDRLFDLHRAVQTEVILDIFKPFGAWKLEPNGAYAVTADGRQTFIEYAAPGDVPALMTQWLAELNRLSQGGLGEPAAIDAYARLHLGFVHIHPFWDGNGRLARLLANVPVLRSGYLPLVIDVKDRKRYIDRIAEYQLAAGPLRPPGGVWPRPELEAPFRDFCRDAYAATRALVKQAQVQQAQRMR from the coding sequence ATGCACATCAATGACCTCAAGGCCTTCGCCGGACTGGACCCGGACCTGCGGCGCGCCCTTCTGGCCCAGGTCCGGGACCTCTGGACCCACGGTTCCACGGCCCTCGAGGGCAATACGCTGACGCTCGGTGAGACCAAGTTCGTCATCGAAGAGGGTCTCACGGTTTCGGGCAAGCCGCTCAAGGACCATCAGGAGGTGATGGGTCATGCGCGTGCGATCGAGCTGATCTACCGCTGGCTGGATACCGGCTATACGCAGGACCGGCTATTCGACCTGCACCGGGCCGTTCAGACCGAGGTGATCCTGGACATCTTCAAGCCCTTCGGGGCCTGGAAGCTGGAGCCCAACGGGGCCTACGCGGTGACCGCCGACGGGCGCCAGACCTTCATCGAGTACGCCGCTCCGGGGGACGTCCCGGCACTGATGACCCAGTGGCTCGCGGAACTGAATCGGCTGTCCCAAGGCGGTCTGGGCGAGCCCGCGGCGATCGACGCCTACGCGCGGCTGCACCTGGGTTTCGTGCACATCCATCCGTTCTGGGACGGTAATGGGCGCCTGGCGCGGCTGCTCGCCAATGTGCCGGTCCTGCGTTCCGGCTATCTGCCCCTGGTGATCGATGTGAAGGACCGCAAGCGCTATATCGACCGCATCGCCGAGTATCAGCTCGCCGCCGGGCCCTTGCGCCCGCCGGGTGGTGTCTGGCCCAGGCCTGAGTTGGAAGCACCGTTCCGGGACTTCTGCCGGGACGCCTATGCGGCGACCCGCGCGTTGGTCAAGCAGGCGCAGGTCCAGCAGGCGCAGAGGATGCGGTGA
- a CDS encoding autotransporter assembly complex protein TamA: MKLIGVGPCECPGAAGSRPWSVPRRRILPRWPWHLLLLGLLLGAGEAAALRLEVRVTGLAGAQQANVLALLAIYQERNEPGLTEPRLLALHRLAADQIREALTPFGLYRVQVKDSLTAPAGRDGAWVADYRVDPGQPVRITAINYRVTGPGAENPAFPKEFPMKVGDVLLHSRYEQAKSDLRFAASSQGYLDYQLVQHQVLVDPVRDTAVVNFALETGPLYFFGPVTFTQDLLADALLRRFLRFKPGDVFNPDKLVGLQARLLGSEYYSQVEILPHKDLTGQSLVVPIEVIATRNKANKFRVGAGFATDVGPRVSLDWRRRYITRWGDNFRTFLTLSQGFSRFNFDYRIPIRDPLRDYLRINPDASYYDTTTRSGWIALIHFGHSIVTPGGWRQDLGIDYRYEDYRINDVEQDAVNELVPIASWSKTVSDDPIYTNKGYRIKFSVLGTVAGVVSPTSYLTGVIDFKWIKRLTRNYRFLTRADLGATWAGNVNDLPASRRFYAGGDSSIRGWGFDALGPNDPINDETIGGRFLAVGSLELERKVIGNWSAAVFTDFGNAFDPDYELQYNQSVGFGVRYRTPIGQVRLDLAFALTKDQGPSTWGLPPARLHFVIGPDL; the protein is encoded by the coding sequence GTGAAACTGATTGGGGTCGGACCGTGCGAATGTCCGGGTGCCGCGGGGTCCCGCCCCTGGTCTGTGCCGCGTCGGCGCATCCTGCCGCGGTGGCCGTGGCACCTGTTGCTGCTCGGGCTGCTGCTGGGGGCGGGCGAGGCCGCGGCCCTGCGGCTCGAGGTGCGCGTCACGGGCCTGGCCGGGGCCCAGCAGGCGAACGTGCTGGCCCTGCTCGCCATCTATCAGGAGCGCAATGAGCCGGGCCTGACCGAGCCCCGCCTGTTGGCCCTGCACCGCCTGGCCGCCGATCAGATCCGCGAGGCCCTGACCCCCTTCGGCCTCTACCGGGTGCAGGTCAAGGACAGTCTGACGGCGCCCGCCGGGCGCGACGGGGCCTGGGTCGCCGACTACCGGGTCGACCCCGGTCAGCCGGTCAGGATCACCGCGATCAACTACCGGGTGACCGGCCCCGGGGCGGAGAACCCGGCCTTCCCCAAGGAGTTCCCCATGAAGGTGGGGGACGTGCTGCTGCACAGCCGCTATGAGCAGGCCAAGTCCGACCTGCGCTTCGCCGCCTCCTCCCAGGGCTATCTGGACTACCAACTGGTGCAGCACCAGGTCCTGGTCGATCCCGTGCGCGACACCGCGGTGGTGAACTTCGCGCTTGAGACCGGGCCGCTGTATTTCTTCGGCCCGGTCACCTTCACCCAGGATCTCTTGGCAGACGCCCTGCTGCGGCGCTTCCTGCGCTTCAAGCCGGGAGACGTCTTCAACCCGGATAAACTGGTGGGCCTGCAAGCGCGCCTGCTCGGCTCCGAGTATTACAGCCAGGTGGAGATCCTGCCCCACAAGGACCTCACGGGTCAGAGCCTGGTGGTGCCCATCGAGGTCATCGCAACGCGCAACAAGGCCAATAAGTTTCGGGTCGGCGCGGGTTTTGCCACTGATGTAGGCCCGCGCGTCAGCCTGGACTGGCGGCGCCGCTACATCACCCGGTGGGGTGATAATTTCCGCACCTTTCTGACCCTGTCCCAGGGCTTCTCACGCTTTAATTTCGACTATCGCATCCCGATCCGCGACCCCCTGCGGGACTATCTGCGCATCAATCCCGATGCCAGCTATTATGACACCACCACCCGGTCGGGCTGGATCGCCCTGATCCATTTCGGTCACTCCATCGTGACCCCGGGCGGCTGGCGGCAGGATCTGGGTATCGATTACCGCTATGAGGATTACCGGATCAATGACGTCGAGCAGGATGCGGTCAATGAGCTGGTCCCGATCGCCTCCTGGTCCAAGACGGTCTCGGACGACCCGATCTACACCAACAAGGGGTATCGCATCAAATTCAGCGTGTTGGGGACGGTGGCGGGGGTGGTGTCGCCGACCTCCTACCTGACCGGTGTCATCGACTTCAAATGGATCAAGCGCCTGACGCGCAATTATCGCTTCCTCACCCGTGCCGATCTGGGCGCCACCTGGGCCGGCAACGTGAACGACCTGCCGGCCAGCCGGCGTTTTTATGCGGGCGGCGACAGCTCCATCCGCGGCTGGGGCTTCGACGCCCTGGGTCCCAATGACCCGATCAACGACGAGACCATCGGCGGGCGCTTCCTGGCCGTGGGCAGCCTGGAACTGGAGCGTAAGGTCATCGGCAACTGGAGCGCGGCCGTCTTTACCGACTTCGGCAATGCCTTCGACCCCGACTATGAACTGCAATACAACCAGAGTGTCGGCTTCGGCGTACGGTATCGCACCCCTATCGGTCAGGTCCGCCTGGACCTGGCCTTTGCCCTGACCAAGGACCAGGGCCCCAGCACCTGGGGCCTGCCGCCGGCGCGGCTGCATTTTGTGATCGGGCCGGATTTGTGA
- a CDS encoding DUF4239 domain-containing protein produces the protein MNPVVVSAALAGGLFVALLLAQYLGRALGKHRQERYGDADEAGAGAVAGAVFALLGLLLAFTFTGADSRFEHRRDLVVQQVNALGTAWMRIDLLPAADQPPIRDLFRRYVDGLRQATTHADDPRTVGSIGTGLQSLQNQLWRRCVDSANRDGRPQVATLLLPPLNDSFDLTTTRLAAVRIHVHPGVILLLIALAVLAGLLAGHAQAITKRPDWLHMVVFAALISATLYFILDFEYPRLGLITLDSVDTFMNELRASLNN, from the coding sequence ATGAACCCAGTGGTCGTGTCCGCCGCCCTCGCCGGCGGGCTCTTCGTCGCCCTGCTCTTGGCCCAATATCTGGGGCGGGCCTTGGGGAAACACCGCCAGGAGCGTTACGGTGACGCGGACGAGGCCGGCGCCGGGGCCGTGGCGGGGGCGGTCTTCGCCCTGCTCGGGCTGCTGCTCGCCTTCACCTTCACCGGCGCCGACTCCCGCTTCGAGCATCGCCGTGACCTGGTGGTCCAGCAGGTCAATGCACTGGGGACCGCCTGGATGCGCATCGACCTGCTGCCCGCCGCCGACCAGCCGCCGATCCGCGACCTGTTTCGGCGCTATGTGGACGGTCTGCGGCAGGCCACCACCCACGCCGACGACCCCAGGACCGTCGGCAGCATCGGCACCGGGCTGCAATCGCTCCAGAACCAGCTCTGGCGCCGCTGCGTCGACTCGGCCAACCGCGACGGCCGGCCCCAGGTCGCAACCCTGCTCCTGCCGCCCCTGAACGACAGCTTCGACCTCACCACCACCCGGCTGGCGGCGGTCCGCATCCATGTCCACCCGGGGGTCATCCTCCTGCTGATCGCGCTGGCGGTCCTCGCCGGCCTCCTGGCCGGCCACGCCCAGGCGATCACCAAGAGGCCCGACTGGCTGCACATGGTGGTATTCGCCGCCCTGATCTCGGCCACGCTCTATTTTATCCTGGACTTCGAATACCCGCGTCTGGGGCTCATTACCCTCGATTCGGTCGATACCTTCATGAACGAATTGCGGGCAAGTCTGAATAACTGA
- a CDS encoding RuBisCO large subunit C-terminal-like domain-containing protein, protein MTTQDRPLTLSGERFAAVYHLAGAPTAAQARQRACDICFEQTVEFPDELIPSAAIREQIVGQVAALEPLGADRWEAVIRYPVEVAGRELTQLVNCLFGNISIKPGIRLMGLDLGESLGRLYRGPRFGQAGLRDLLGVRDRPLLCTALKPMGLNPSELAGLAYRLALGGIDLIKDDHGLTDQGFCPFEERVARCGEAVARANRETGGRSLYLPNVTAPAAEIARRARRAQGCGAGGLLFCPGLAGLDAMRALADDDTLALPILSHPAFQGSFTLHPDAGLGHGVLYGQLNRLAGADATIFPSYGGRFAFTPRECRDIVDAATRPMGAWRAIFPVPAGGMGLKRVPELIGFYGRDCCLLIGGDLHAQGQDLTATCRGFLEAAKAAASAARWK, encoded by the coding sequence ATGACCACCCAAGACCGCCCACTGACCCTGAGCGGTGAGCGCTTCGCCGCCGTCTACCACCTCGCCGGCGCCCCCACGGCGGCGCAGGCGCGGCAGCGGGCGTGCGACATCTGTTTCGAGCAAACGGTGGAATTCCCCGATGAGCTGATCCCGAGCGCGGCCATCCGCGAGCAGATCGTCGGTCAGGTGGCCGCCCTGGAGCCCCTGGGCGCGGACCGCTGGGAGGCGGTCATCCGCTATCCGGTCGAGGTCGCCGGCCGGGAACTGACCCAGCTCGTCAATTGCCTGTTCGGCAATATCAGCATCAAGCCCGGCATCCGGCTGATGGGCCTGGACCTGGGGGAGTCACTGGGACGACTCTACCGCGGGCCGCGCTTCGGTCAGGCGGGGCTGCGCGACCTGCTCGGGGTCCGGGACCGGCCGCTGCTGTGCACCGCGCTCAAGCCCATGGGCCTGAACCCAAGCGAGCTGGCGGGGCTCGCGTATCGCCTGGCCCTGGGCGGGATCGACCTGATCAAGGACGACCACGGGCTGACCGATCAGGGCTTCTGCCCCTTCGAGGAGCGCGTCGCACGCTGTGGCGAGGCAGTGGCGCGCGCCAATCGCGAGACCGGCGGGCGCTCGCTCTATCTGCCCAATGTCACGGCCCCGGCGGCGGAGATCGCCCGGCGCGCCCGCCGCGCGCAGGGGTGCGGCGCCGGGGGCCTGCTGTTCTGCCCGGGGCTGGCCGGACTCGACGCCATGCGCGCCCTGGCCGACGATGACACCCTGGCCCTGCCGATCCTGAGCCACCCGGCCTTTCAGGGCAGTTTCACCCTGCACCCGGACGCCGGCCTGGGCCACGGGGTGCTCTACGGACAGCTCAACCGGTTGGCCGGGGCGGACGCGACCATCTTCCCGAGCTACGGCGGGCGCTTCGCCTTCACCCCGCGGGAGTGCCGGGACATCGTGGACGCGGCCACCAGGCCCATGGGGGCCTGGCGGGCCATCTTCCCGGTGCCGGCGGGGGGGATGGGGCTCAAGCGGGTCCCGGAACTGATCGGCTTCTACGGGCGCGACTGTTGCCTGCTGATCGGCGGGGACCTGCATGCGCAGGGACAGGACCTGACGGCGACCTGCCGGGGTTTTCTGGAGGCGGCGAAGGCTGCTGCCAGTGCCGCACGATGGAAATGA
- a CDS encoding CopG family transcriptional regulator, whose product MVKRPMSVHDIRQKVSETEKITINLGLVDLGQIDLLVQEGFYSNRTDLIRTAIRNQLSTHAEVVRQTIARKSLVLGLQHYSRADLEAVQRAGERLQIQVLGLASIGADVSPELALATIESVVVLGALHASPAVKGALSGRIR is encoded by the coding sequence ATGGTCAAGCGCCCAATGAGCGTACACGATATTCGTCAGAAAGTCAGCGAGACCGAGAAGATCACGATCAATCTGGGGCTCGTCGACCTTGGTCAGATCGACCTGCTGGTGCAGGAGGGTTTTTACTCCAATCGCACCGACCTGATTCGCACCGCGATCCGCAACCAACTGAGCACCCACGCCGAGGTCGTGCGCCAGACGATCGCCCGCAAGAGCCTGGTGCTCGGACTGCAGCACTACTCGCGCGCCGATCTGGAGGCGGTGCAGCGGGCCGGAGAGCGACTCCAAATCCAGGTCCTGGGCCTGGCCAGCATCGGCGCCGATGTCTCACCGGAACTGGCGCTCGCCACCATCGAATCGGTGGTGGTGCTGGGCGCCCTGCACGCCAGCCCCGCCGTCAAGGGCGCGCTTTCCGGACGCATCCGCTAA
- a CDS encoding alpha/beta hydrolase family esterase, translated as MNEQMLAGMREAMSLLQRDGPVAATDKIQQTLLRLMPAATPGGQAAWRGDGAAARPARLPPVVEPVGFLPDLLARLRTEAPGIGTRLELPTAPRTDRQEPDSTQAPGRFLTGSFTNQAGTRAYKLYVPTACHGQPLPLVVMLHGGGQSADDFAAGTRFNEIAEAQPCLVLYPTQSAAANATRCWNWFKAPDQQRDQGEPSLIAGMTRAVIEQYHVDPARVYCAGLSAGGAMAVIMGATYPEVYAAVGAHSGMPYAVASDFTSAFAAMNGAAAPAAGACLKGVPLIVFHGERDETVHPRNSDHIVAQAIGQPAAARITQGRAGTGHNYTHSTHQGPDGKVLAEQWLVHGAGHAWSGGSRRGSFTDEQGPDASREMMRFFAAQSRPVG; from the coding sequence ATGAACGAACAAATGCTGGCTGGAATGCGCGAGGCGATGTCGCTGCTGCAACGCGACGGCCCCGTCGCCGCGACCGACAAGATCCAACAAACGCTGCTGCGCCTGATGCCGGCCGCTACCCCGGGGGGCCAAGCGGCCTGGCGCGGCGATGGCGCCGCGGCTCGCCCCGCGAGGCTGCCGCCGGTGGTCGAACCCGTGGGGTTCCTGCCGGACTTGCTGGCCAGGTTGCGCACTGAGGCCCCTGGGATCGGGACGCGCTTGGAACTGCCGACCGCGCCGCGGACCGACCGGCAGGAGCCCGACAGCACCCAGGCACCGGGCCGGTTCCTGACCGGCTCATTCACCAATCAGGCCGGCACCCGGGCCTACAAACTCTATGTCCCCACCGCCTGCCATGGCCAACCGCTGCCCCTGGTGGTCATGCTGCACGGCGGCGGCCAGAGCGCGGATGACTTCGCCGCCGGCACCCGCTTCAATGAGATCGCCGAGGCCCAGCCCTGTCTGGTCCTGTATCCGACCCAGTCGGCGGCGGCGAACGCGACGCGGTGCTGGAACTGGTTCAAGGCCCCCGATCAGCAGCGCGACCAGGGCGAACCCTCGCTCATCGCGGGGATGACCAGGGCGGTCATCGAGCAGTATCACGTCGATCCGGCCAGGGTCTACTGCGCCGGCCTGTCGGCGGGCGGCGCCATGGCCGTGATCATGGGCGCCACCTATCCCGAGGTCTATGCCGCGGTCGGCGCCCACTCCGGAATGCCCTATGCGGTGGCGAGCGATTTCACGTCGGCCTTCGCCGCGATGAACGGTGCCGCCGCACCGGCGGCCGGCGCGTGCCTGAAGGGGGTCCCGCTCATCGTGTTCCACGGCGAGCGTGACGAGACGGTCCATCCGCGCAACAGCGATCACATCGTCGCCCAGGCGATCGGGCAACCCGCGGCGGCCCGGATCACGCAGGGTCGCGCCGGGACTGGCCACAACTACACGCACAGCACACACCAGGGACCCGACGGCAAGGTCCTGGCCGAACAGTGGCTGGTGCATGGCGCTGGTCACGCCTGGTCGGGCGGCAGCCGCCGCGGCAGCTTCACCGACGAGCAGGGACCCGACGCCTCACGGGAAATGATGCGCTTCTTTGCCGCTCAGTCGCGGCCGGTCGGCTGA